One Phocaeicola dorei genomic region harbors:
- a CDS encoding tyrosine-type recombinase/integrase yields the protein MASIKLKFRPSSVKGKKGVLSYQIIHYRLTRLIKTSYRIMPSEWNDSTGSLLISTQSECKARLLLIRDQTNWEMTRLQGIINDLERTGVEYTIDDIVASFRKIPSVESVFNFMQRCINKLERQKRGRTAEGYTSTMNSFIQFRKNEDLSFEAFDSELMEMYEAYLKEKGLVKNSTSYYMRIWRSVYNLAVEQGYTTDKKPFKHVYTGIDKTVKRAVPFKIIKMIKELDLSIEPQLEQARDIFLFSFYTRGMSFIDMAHLKKSNLQNGILTYSRKKTGQRLTILWEELMQEIVDKYKDDSSEYLLPILRYCDINDRKQYKLRAKQIGRGLNKIGLRLELKAPLTFYVARHSWASIAQDRKVSTDIIREGLGHDNEKTTHIYLASISTSQIDRANQIILRGL from the coding sequence ATGGCATCCATTAAATTGAAATTCCGCCCATCGAGCGTAAAAGGAAAAAAGGGCGTATTAAGTTATCAAATTATTCATTACAGACTGACACGGCTCATCAAGACTTCTTATCGGATCATGCCTTCCGAGTGGAACGACTCCACCGGCAGTCTGCTTATTTCAACACAGTCTGAATGTAAAGCGCGTCTTCTGCTGATACGTGACCAGACGAATTGGGAGATGACGCGGTTACAAGGTATTATCAATGATCTGGAGCGGACCGGTGTGGAATACACCATTGATGATATCGTGGCTTCTTTCCGGAAAATCCCTTCTGTAGAGAGTGTGTTCAACTTCATGCAACGATGTATCAATAAACTGGAGCGGCAGAAAAGGGGACGGACGGCAGAAGGCTATACCTCGACAATGAACAGCTTTATCCAATTCAGAAAGAATGAGGATCTGAGTTTTGAAGCTTTTGATTCGGAACTGATGGAGATGTATGAAGCCTATCTGAAAGAGAAAGGCTTGGTAAAGAACAGTACTTCCTATTATATGAGAATCTGGCGAAGTGTGTATAACCTGGCTGTAGAGCAAGGCTATACCACCGACAAGAAACCTTTCAAACATGTCTATACCGGCATAGACAAGACTGTAAAACGGGCTGTTCCCTTTAAAATCATCAAAATGATAAAGGAGCTTGATTTATCCATCGAACCCCAACTGGAACAGGCAAGAGATATTTTTCTTTTCAGTTTCTATACTCGGGGTATGTCGTTTATTGATATGGCGCATTTGAAGAAAAGTAATCTCCAGAATGGAATTCTGACGTATAGCCGGAAAAAGACCGGGCAGCGGCTGACTATTCTGTGGGAGGAACTGATGCAGGAGATTGTGGATAAATACAAGGATGACAGTTCCGAGTACCTGCTGCCTATCTTGCGGTATTGTGATATAAATGACCGCAAGCAATATAAATTGAGGGCCAAGCAGATAGGACGTGGCTTGAATAAAATAGGCTTGCGGCTGGAATTAAAGGCGCCGTTGACTTTCTATGTGGCGCGCCATAGCTGGGCCAGCATAGCGCAGGACAGGAAGGTGTCTACAGACATCATCCGCGAGGGGTTGGGGCACGATAATGAAAAGACCACTCATATTTATCTGGCATCCATCTCCACTTCACAGATAGACAGAGCCAATCAGATTATTTTAAGAGGGTTGTAG